The following are from one region of the Rhizobium sullae genome:
- a CDS encoding ABC transporter ATP-binding protein, with amino-acid sequence MKSLGNIRRTFAPWADPASKPFISFKNVTKKFGDFTAVNDLSLNIYHREFFALLGASGCGKSTLLRMLAGFEQPTSGEVILDGTNLAGTPPYRRPVNMMFQSYALFPHMTVEKNIAFGLRQDGMPKDEIIERVLQMLKMVKLEQFASRKPNQLSGGQRQRVALARSLAKRPKVLLLDEPLGALDKKLREETQFELMDLQQNLGLTFVVVTHDQEEAMTMADRIAVMSHGKVVQVATPAEIYEAPNSRFVADFIGDVNIFDGQVTAAEGDTVEIAVESGFTIKVATSDKPAKGSNAGFAVRPEKLKVLRHPPPNPSVNAASGELWDIGYLGDMTVFHVKLKSGKVVKASSLNAQRAVDDPFTYDQEVWISFADDAGVLLRD; translated from the coding sequence ATGAAGTCACTTGGCAATATTCGCCGCACCTTCGCGCCTTGGGCCGATCCGGCTTCCAAACCGTTTATCTCCTTCAAGAACGTGACGAAGAAGTTCGGCGATTTTACCGCCGTGAATGATCTGTCGCTGAATATCTATCATCGCGAGTTCTTTGCATTGCTTGGTGCATCGGGTTGCGGCAAGTCGACACTGTTGCGCATGCTGGCGGGCTTCGAGCAGCCGACCTCCGGCGAAGTGATCCTCGATGGCACGAACCTGGCAGGTACCCCGCCCTACAGGCGGCCCGTCAACATGATGTTCCAGTCCTACGCGCTCTTTCCCCACATGACGGTAGAGAAGAACATCGCCTTCGGCCTTCGCCAGGACGGCATGCCGAAGGACGAGATTATCGAGCGCGTTTTGCAGATGCTGAAGATGGTGAAGTTGGAGCAGTTCGCCTCCCGCAAACCGAACCAGCTTTCCGGCGGGCAGCGTCAGCGCGTGGCGCTCGCCCGCTCGCTCGCCAAGCGTCCGAAAGTGCTGCTGCTCGACGAACCGCTCGGCGCGCTCGATAAGAAGCTGCGCGAGGAAACGCAGTTCGAGCTCATGGATCTTCAGCAGAATCTCGGCCTCACCTTCGTCGTCGTGACGCATGACCAAGAAGAGGCGATGACGATGGCGGATCGCATCGCCGTTATGAGCCACGGCAAGGTCGTCCAGGTGGCGACGCCGGCGGAAATCTACGAGGCGCCGAACTCGCGATTCGTTGCGGATTTCATCGGCGATGTGAACATCTTCGACGGCCAGGTGACCGCCGCCGAAGGCGACACAGTCGAGATTGCGGTCGAGAGCGGCTTTACCATCAAGGTCGCGACATCTGACAAGCCTGCAAAGGGCAGCAACGCCGGCTTTGCGGTCCGTCCGGAAAAACTGAAGGTGCTCCGTCATCCGCCGCCAAACCCATCCGTCAATGCGGCTTCCGGTGAACTCTGGGACATCGGCTACCTCGGCGACATGACGGTCTTCCACGTCAAGCTGAAGAGCGGCAAGGTCGTGAAGGCCTCCTCGCTCAACGCGCAGCGCGCGGTCGACGATCCCTTCACATACGATCAGGAAGTCTGGATCTCCTTCGCCGATGATGCCGGCGTGCTTCTGAGGGATTGA